The following is a genomic window from Miscanthus floridulus cultivar M001 unplaced genomic scaffold, ASM1932011v1 fs_532_1_2, whole genome shotgun sequence.
aggatgatgtacaggttgcaggtgttctaattacaaaaggtggctagacctagctcaaaggaggtttaaattcttttatgttttgaaattaagtttagggaaagtcgtactattaagagggattttaggacagttggtcaactgttgaaccagatgctcaaattctcagatttacatcctctcacctagtcaaaacagccagccAATTTTCACCTCAacttacctgttttggctagtcTGTCGCCCtattaagagcggcagtgccgcccttaactgaccgttggaccaaggggtatttatacccttcaggcccaGCCCACAATGGTCATCCACTTCACTCAGTCATTCTGCTAGAAACAtaacagaaccaaagctcaccctctctcctgcattgttgctccttcatccctcaagcaaatccttgatttcaaccattaaaacttaagagaaaaggcagcaaaactcgattggagagcagatccactgattctcaaagtctaagagcatttggttcatgtttggccggcAGTTCTagagtttgttactcttggagcttgctcctagccggctagacgtCGCCCTTGGgcttgccaactcgtgtggcagtcttgggaggtttgtaacctcattcttagagctaagaaatcacctctcacTTTAAGAGTTTatcctcttgatttgagaacgagggtacggcaagcctttgtggtaagcccaagccttttgtggcttcctcaataacgtggacttaggcaaacctttgtggtgagctgaaccacgggataaatcttgtgtctcgcgtgcttcatcttgtttacttGCTGGTTTAGCTCTTTGGTAGCTGATGTTAGGGTTTGGTTGCTCGATCCAGTcttgtgtgaagtttctgtggtattcAATCTTCGAACTGGATCTTATCTTTTTATTGCAGGATTAAACAGCTAATGGAGCCAGGTTCATCTCTGTAAAATCTCAGCTGTGTTAgatttatttttgaagagcggcagtgccaccctctattctgacagagttttgagttgaatttttacaggcctattcacccccctctaggcctcttGATCTTCCTGTAGATCGTACACTAGTTTTACTAAGTGCAGATTGGACCTCCAGATTGCACCTAAAGACCGAAATTAACAGCGTTGTCTACAACGAAGCAGCGCAGCACTATTTTAGTGGATTTTTACCGGGGCGTTACCGGTACTTCGAAAGGTTTTCTTTTCAAGAAGGCAGGCAAAACTGATCCAGCGCTGCTTAACTAGGAGTGCTTAGATGCCACCAGAACTCCAGGAGCTTATAAGGTCACTCAAAGTCACAGCTCACAGGTCGGTCTCTGAAACCACAGCATACGAGCAGCAGCAAATCAGGCGGCTGCTGCCCCAGGACGGCAACCGGCAACCACCTACCTACCCTTGACGATCTGCCGTGCATAAAGGCGCTGAGGGCGGCGCTACACTGTCAGGACGGCTATTGCTCCTGCCATTGCCGCTTGCGCCCACGTCCACCAGTAGCCCTGTTGACCACAGCCGGAAACAAACGAGGAACACATCATTAGGAACAGCCTGAGCAATGAAATTCCAGCCACGGCAAACAACAAGCAGATCAGCCACGACAAAAGTAGTGGGGAGACACTCGTCGGCACCCATTTCTAAAGAAATTTCATCAAGTGTTGGACTGCATCTGTGGTCCTGGTGCGAATGTGCAAGCGCTATGCAGCATGCAGGTACCTCCAAACAAGTACTGTAGCCACTGCAGTGAAACTTCTAGATCTATTGTTGGTTTCTGCTGACACCAAATCGCCCTTACCTCAGGATGCAGGTATGGACTCGGAAATATGTGGTGAAAATCATACCTTCGGTAGAAACATGAAAAGTAATTCAAAAAATATATTTTCGTAACACAAAAAGGTTTGAAACTTGGCATATATGTAGTGCATCCATGTATGTAGCCACATACAGAAGTGTGTTTTTGAAATTAGTTTTCATGTTACACATATTTTCCTGGTATATGAACAAGTGAAGATCTTCAGATCATTCAGGCATCCTTAAACTAAACAAAGACCATGTACTGAAAAAGCGACAGCAGAATCGTGTTGATGGTGATTTAAGCGTCCACGTCATCCTATCCACTTTGCCGATACCCAGGAGGCCAGGAGGATGTGCACGCGGTGGGGGATCAGGGAATATACAATTTGGTGTTGATCATGCAGCAAACTTTCTAATTCCACCGTCTAATGTCCGCACAGAATATAGTCTACCTACGACATTTACTCGGATGATGACCATTGCACGACATTCTCGAGCGCTAAAACTGCTAGTACGCCCACCTGAAATATCTTCTCCTTTTGCAGAAAGACACCAACGGAACAGATAAAAAAAACATGATCCCTGCAATCAAGAACAATTGGGGGAGAGAAGGGCAGAATCAGAGCTCACCGCAGTGTCACGTGCCGAAGCCGAGATGTCGTAGTAGCCGCTGTTTCCGCCGCCGCTAATGTTCCCGCTGCTGCCATTGCCATTGACATTGCCGTTACCGCcgaacccgccgccgccgctgccggtaCCGCCGTGACCAAAGGTGGAGTTGTCGCGCGGTAGCTTGAACGAGAGCTCGTACGCCGGCGTGCCGTCGGGCTTGAAGAGGCCGTAGTTGCGCTCCGACGCCAGCCCGGGCTTGAGGTTCTCGTTGAAGAGCGCGAACACGTAGGCGCGCAGCGGCGCCCCGGGCCTGAGCGGCGTGCCCTTGCCCTCGGCCACCAGCCGCATCGCGTTGCTGTTGTACCGCGCCGCGTTCTGCGGCGTCGCGGCCGTCTCGTTGGCGGCCCCCGCGGAGGGCCAGCCGGTCTCCGAGACCCGCACCTCCACCACCCGCGACGCCGCGGTGTTGGCCGCCGCGATGGCGTGGTACACCGCGTCCACCTGCGCCACGAGGAGGTTGGGGTAGTGCAGCCTGGAGTTGGGGTCCTGCACGCCGGCGAAGCCCGGGTCGAGCAGCGCGTAGTCAAGCTGCACGCCCCTGGGGTCGCTGGAGTAGGCGAAGTAGGGATACGCGTTCACGAGGAACGGCGAGCCGGTCCTGGCATGGTAGTCCAGGATGGGGCAGAGGTACGGGAGCAGGTCCTTGCGGAAGGCCCCCGCCGAGGGCGGGTACGACGTCCCGAGCACGCCGAGGTTGTGCGCCGTGGTGACGGTGATCTGCTTGTCGAGGCCGAGCGCGGCCACCGCGCCGTGCAGGGACTGCATCGCCGGGAGGAGGGTGCGCGACAGCGTGGAGCTGTTCGCGCCGGTGAGCACCTCGTTGCCGACGGCGAGCACGGCGATCTTCGTGTCCTGCAGGAAGGGCACGACGTTCTCCTTGAGCCACTGCGCCGCGCCGCCTGGGTCGGCCACGGCGGCCAGGCACTCGTCGGgcacgccgacgatgagctcgACCCCGGTCCGGGCGAACGCGCGCAGCACGGTGGGGTCGGCGTCGTACATCCGCACGCGGCCAATACCG
Proteins encoded in this region:
- the LOC136532148 gene encoding glucan endo-1,3-beta-glucosidase 10-like, encoding MAPCCLLQIDRGLERPRAFRLAAALCAAVVALALAPASDATSASLLGINYGRVGNNLPPPQSVMPLLAGLGIGRVRMYDADPTVLRAFARTGVELIVGVPDECLAAVADPGGAAQWLKENVVPFLQDTKIAVLAVGNEVLTGANSSTLSRTLLPAMQSLHGAVAALGLDKQITVTTAHNLGVLGTSYPPSAGAFRKDLLPYLCPILDYHARTGSPFLVNAYPYFAYSSDPRGVQLDYALLDPGFAGVQDPNSRLHYPNLLVAQVDAVYHAIAAANTAASRVVEVRVSETGWPSAGAANETAATPQNAARYNSNAMRLVAEGKGTPLRPGAPLRAYVFALFNENLKPGLASERNYGLFKPDGTPAYELSFKLPRDNSTFGHGGTGSGGGGFGGNGNVNGNGSSGNISGGGNSGYYDISASARDTAGYWWTWAQAAMAGAIAVLTV